A single Haloplasma contractile SSD-17B DNA region contains:
- the prfA gene encoding peptide chain release factor 1, giving the protein MIDRLDTIEERYNKINELLSDPEIVTDIKKLTELSKEQSGLEETVTTYREYKDIKQQIKDLKDMAKDDDADIREMAEMELEELQPKIPELEDKLELLLVPKDPNDEKNVIVEIRGAAGGDEANIFAGDLYRMYSRYAELMGWKIELMDAVENEGGGFTQIEFVISGDHVYSHMKYESGAHRVQRVPATESQGRIHTSTATVLVMPEAEEVDVEIHMNDIRVDTFCSSGPGGQSVNTTKSAVRLTHEPTGLVVSCQDGKSQHENKDRALKVLRARIFDKIEQERLEKEGAERQSKVGTGSRSEKIRTYNYPQNRVTDHRIGFTIQQLDRVVEGKLEPIIEALINEDQKRKLAGEKEV; this is encoded by the coding sequence ATGATCGATCGATTAGATACAATTGAGGAGCGCTATAATAAAATAAATGAATTATTATCAGACCCGGAAATTGTTACCGATATTAAGAAATTAACAGAATTATCAAAAGAACAAAGCGGATTAGAAGAAACCGTTACGACGTATCGCGAATACAAAGACATTAAACAGCAGATCAAGGACCTGAAAGACATGGCAAAAGATGATGATGCTGATATTCGTGAAATGGCTGAGATGGAACTTGAAGAGTTACAACCAAAAATTCCTGAACTAGAAGATAAACTGGAATTATTACTAGTTCCAAAGGATCCAAACGATGAGAAAAACGTTATTGTAGAGATCCGCGGAGCAGCAGGTGGAGATGAAGCAAATATCTTTGCCGGTGACCTATATCGTATGTATAGCCGATATGCAGAACTAATGGGTTGGAAAATTGAACTAATGGATGCCGTAGAAAATGAAGGCGGAGGATTTACACAAATCGAATTCGTTATTTCAGGTGACCATGTTTATTCTCATATGAAATATGAATCAGGTGCACACCGTGTTCAGCGTGTACCGGCAACTGAATCACAAGGCCGTATTCATACCTCAACAGCAACTGTACTGGTTATGCCTGAGGCCGAGGAAGTCGACGTTGAAATTCATATGAATGACATTCGTGTCGATACATTCTGTTCATCAGGACCGGGTGGACAATCGGTTAATACGACTAAATCAGCAGTACGTTTAACACATGAACCGACAGGGCTAGTTGTATCTTGCCAAGATGGAAAGTCACAACATGAAAATAAGGACCGTGCATTAAAAGTTCTTCGTGCAAGAATTTTTGATAAGATTGAGCAAGAACGCCTTGAAAAAGAGGGAGCAGAACGTCAATCAAAGGTTGGAACAGGAAGTCGTTCAGAAAAAATTAGAACGTATAATTACCCACAGAACCGTGTAACGGACCATCGAATTGGATTTACAATTCAGCAATTAGACCGAGTAGTAGAAGGTAAATTAGAGCCAATCATTGAAGCATTAATTAATGAGGATCAAAAACGTAAATTAGCTGGAGAAAAAGAAGTATAA
- the prmC gene encoding peptide chain release factor N(5)-glutamine methyltransferase, with the protein MTIKELLKYGEQLAQEHDKEETAIKLLLMHYLQQESYQLIMNMNQTVEVKQIDEFKAGVNEYVINNVPVQHIIGHEYFYGYNFIVGPNVLIPRFETEELVANVLAAYDEVFDGKEVNCVDVGTGSGAIAITLSLEEANLNMDATDISEEALVVAKQNAKNLDANVNFLAGDMLQPLIESGKKYDILVSNPPYIPEEEYVEALVKDNEPHVALFGGGDGMKFYRIIMSEAKKILNSKNILAFEHGWNQKEQMETLIKEFYPNSEYEILKDMNGKYRMTIIKNR; encoded by the coding sequence ATGACAATTAAGGAACTTTTAAAATACGGAGAACAATTAGCACAAGAACATGATAAAGAGGAAACAGCGATTAAGTTGTTACTCATGCATTACTTACAACAAGAAAGCTATCAGCTAATCATGAATATGAATCAAACAGTAGAAGTGAAACAAATAGATGAATTCAAAGCGGGAGTTAATGAATATGTCATTAATAATGTTCCTGTTCAACATATAATTGGACATGAGTACTTTTACGGGTACAATTTTATAGTAGGACCTAATGTTTTAATCCCTAGATTTGAAACGGAGGAACTAGTAGCTAATGTATTGGCTGCCTATGATGAGGTGTTTGATGGAAAGGAAGTAAACTGTGTCGATGTAGGAACTGGTTCAGGGGCAATTGCAATCACCTTGTCATTAGAAGAGGCTAACTTGAACATGGATGCGACTGATATTTCAGAAGAAGCACTAGTTGTTGCAAAACAAAATGCAAAAAACTTAGATGCTAATGTTAACTTTTTAGCAGGAGATATGTTACAGCCATTAATTGAATCAGGTAAAAAATATGATATACTAGTATCAAATCCACCTTATATTCCTGAAGAGGAATATGTAGAAGCACTAGTTAAAGACAATGAACCTCATGTTGCACTATTTGGTGGCGGTGATGGTATGAAGTTCTACCGTATTATTATGAGTGAGGCTAAAAAGATTCTAAATTCTAAAAACATCCTTGCCTTTGAACATGGTTGGAATCAGAAGGAACAGATGGAAACTTTAATAAAAGAATTTTATCCCAATTCAGAATATGAGATTTTAAAAGACATGAATGGAAAATACAGAATGACCATTATAAAAAATCGCTAA
- a CDS encoding DUF4870 domain-containing protein, which yields MAEEFKFNEKTGMYEIVKKDKNEKDQNKNQSGTNTENRYGAERDYNTTDRFDPKIDTVEHGNQQKSSIETNQQGSNQRKNQESCTSAQPTRTNSTNQTYTRQSHTRSINQNNNNTESHSNYHSSSHSHPYNTPSSEYDENKANSKQSQGNSHGNQSGHQYNQSQNRRSNNGIEEILENDQTMGTLVWVGTMVGAFVLNIFFIVIPLVFYVLYEKKSEFVRAHSKEALNVSISFIIYGLGFTVAGFMLSGILMVVNPFFMLGTVSTIISILLVSVYGLVVGIQGAMAANKNELYRAPLTIRFLK from the coding sequence ATGGCTGAGGAATTTAAGTTTAATGAAAAAACAGGCATGTACGAAATTGTAAAGAAGGATAAAAACGAGAAGGATCAAAACAAGAATCAATCGGGAACTAATACAGAAAATCGTTATGGTGCAGAACGAGACTATAACACAACCGACCGCTTTGATCCTAAAATTGATACGGTAGAACATGGAAATCAACAAAAAAGTTCAATTGAAACGAATCAACAGGGAAGTAATCAAAGAAAAAATCAAGAGTCGTGTACATCAGCACAACCAACTCGTACAAATTCAACGAACCAAACCTACACAAGGCAATCACATACACGCTCTATAAATCAAAACAATAATAATACAGAGTCTCATTCAAATTACCATTCAAGCTCTCATAGTCATCCATACAATACACCAAGTAGTGAATATGATGAGAATAAAGCAAACTCGAAACAATCACAAGGCAATTCACATGGAAACCAATCAGGACATCAGTACAATCAATCGCAAAATAGACGGTCAAACAATGGAATTGAAGAGATTTTAGAAAATGACCAAACGATGGGGACATTAGTATGGGTAGGTACAATGGTAGGAGCATTTGTATTAAACATATTCTTTATCGTTATTCCACTAGTGTTCTATGTTCTATATGAGAAAAAGTCAGAATTTGTCCGTGCACATAGTAAAGAGGCGTTAAATGTTTCAATATCGTTTATTATATATGGGCTTGGATTTACGGTTGCAGGATTTATGTTAAGCGGGATCTTAATGGTAGTCAATCCATTCTTCATGCTAGGTACGGTATCGACCATCATTTCAATCCTACTCGTTTCAGTATACGGTCTAGTTGTTGGAATTCAGGGAGCGATGGCTGCAAATAAAAATGAACTATATAGAGCGCCACTTACAATTCGATTTCTAAAATAG
- the glgA gene encoding glycogen synthase GlgA has translation MRLCDYAKEINLKSRKIIEILNKHGYDIKSHLTEIGEDLIADFEKLKDFHSIDIDERKINVLIVTTEALPFVRETGLADVMGSLPKELTKHNIEVSVVLPKYGLIPEHYQSEMTFIKRFNVKVGEKDVYCGVETLKHNRVNYYFIENEFYFNRDTLYDHKDEGEMFAFFDRAVLEMLNKINYKPDIIHLNDWYTGMIPLMYNVDYCFKEGYEEIRTIFTIHNIENQGRFDQSILTKACGVSDDYYADGTTRMNNHVNFLKTAIVTSDYVTTVSPTYAKEIQESHNGGGLHDIISFRDCKLKGIMNGINYDTYNPETDQNIFFNFTKDSIEKKVENKLSLQDLLGLPPDETIPLIGMVTPINEQRGMELLINSFDALMNLGVQLVILGRGETQYEDFFTEMEEVYPEQFQAVLSVNNELAHKIYASSDLILMPSRFEPCGLSQMIAMRYGTIPVVREIGGLKDCIVPYNEYNMTGNGFGFRNYDPDEMIDILNYAVTIFKRQDHWHNIMQSAMNCDFSWDHSAMEYVKLYKQVLNY, from the coding sequence ATGAGACTATGTGATTATGCTAAAGAGATTAATTTAAAAAGCAGAAAGATTATCGAAATCTTAAATAAACATGGATATGATATTAAGAGTCATTTAACGGAAATTGGTGAAGATTTAATAGCTGATTTTGAAAAGTTAAAGGATTTTCATTCAATTGATATAGACGAGCGTAAAATTAACGTTCTTATTGTAACCACTGAAGCATTACCATTTGTAAGAGAAACTGGTCTTGCTGATGTAATGGGTTCACTACCTAAGGAATTAACCAAACATAATATAGAGGTTAGTGTAGTACTCCCTAAATATGGTTTAATACCGGAACACTATCAAAGTGAGATGACGTTTATTAAACGCTTTAATGTAAAAGTAGGAGAAAAAGATGTTTATTGTGGGGTTGAAACATTAAAACATAATCGAGTAAATTATTACTTTATTGAAAATGAATTTTATTTCAACCGAGATACACTATATGACCATAAAGATGAGGGAGAAATGTTTGCATTTTTCGACCGTGCCGTACTTGAAATGCTTAACAAGATTAATTATAAACCAGATATTATACACTTAAATGATTGGTATACAGGTATGATTCCACTTATGTATAATGTTGACTACTGTTTTAAAGAAGGTTATGAAGAGATTAGAACAATCTTTACGATTCATAATATAGAAAATCAAGGGCGTTTCGATCAATCGATATTGACAAAAGCGTGTGGCGTTAGTGACGATTATTATGCCGATGGAACGACCCGTATGAACAATCATGTAAATTTCTTAAAGACGGCGATTGTAACAAGTGACTATGTAACAACGGTTAGTCCAACATATGCAAAGGAAATACAAGAGTCTCATAATGGTGGAGGACTCCATGACATAATCTCGTTTAGAGACTGTAAACTAAAGGGCATTATGAATGGAATTAATTATGACACCTACAACCCAGAGACCGACCAGAATATTTTCTTTAATTTTACGAAAGATTCAATAGAGAAAAAAGTAGAGAATAAATTATCTTTACAGGACTTATTAGGTTTGCCACCGGATGAAACGATACCACTAATCGGTATGGTTACACCAATTAATGAACAAAGAGGGATGGAACTGTTAATCAACTCGTTTGATGCACTTATGAATTTAGGAGTCCAACTTGTTATACTTGGACGAGGTGAAACACAATATGAGGACTTCTTTACAGAGATGGAAGAAGTGTATCCTGAACAGTTCCAAGCTGTCTTATCAGTTAATAATGAATTGGCTCATAAGATTTACGCCAGTAGCGATCTAATTCTTATGCCATCGCGATTTGAGCCTTGTGGATTATCACAGATGATTGCCATGCGTTATGGCACAATACCAGTTGTAAGAGAAATTGGTGGTTTAAAGGATTGTATTGTCCCTTATAATGAGTACAATATGACCGGAAATGGATTTGGATTTAGAAACTATGATCCGGATGAAATGATTGATATTTTAAACTATGCAGTAACTATCTTTAAAAGACAAGATCATTGGCATAACATCATGCAATCTGCTATGAACTGTGATTTCAGTTGGGACCATTCAGCAATGGAGTATGTTAAATTATATAAACAAGTATTAAATTATTAA
- a CDS encoding sigma-70 family RNA polymerase sigma factor → MSPDQKALNEEIERLINEYGNDVLRTAYLYLKKKSLAEDAFQEVFIKVYENYDSYRGDSSEKTWIIRITINVCKDLLKSTWFKKVLTFNEKEEHFLNLIEQDHNTQVDNDLLEFVLTLPEKYREVIILYYYQGFDTNEIASILKTKPTTVRSRLKRAKEKLKIDLTREGSFNG, encoded by the coding sequence ATGTCTCCTGATCAAAAAGCGCTTAATGAAGAAATAGAACGATTAATAAATGAGTATGGAAATGATGTATTAAGAACCGCTTACCTTTACCTAAAGAAAAAGAGTCTAGCGGAAGATGCCTTTCAAGAAGTATTTATAAAGGTATATGAAAACTATGATTCCTATAGAGGGGATAGTAGTGAAAAAACATGGATTATAAGAATTACGATCAATGTCTGTAAAGATCTATTAAAAAGTACATGGTTTAAAAAGGTGCTAACCTTTAATGAGAAAGAGGAGCATTTTTTAAACTTGATTGAACAGGACCACAATACACAAGTGGATAATGACTTATTAGAGTTCGTTTTAACTCTCCCTGAAAAGTATCGTGAGGTAATTATACTCTATTATTACCAAGGGTTCGATACCAATGAAATTGCATCAATTTTAAAGACAAAACCTACAACTGTAAGAAGTCGCTTAAAAAGAGCAAAAGAGAAACTAAAAATTGATTTAACAAGGGAGGGAAGTTTTAATGGCTAA
- a CDS encoding DUF4870 domain-containing protein: MVDKDKKISVLVWVLSLITAFIVPLIFYVRKNKRSEYILHNTKEALNVAITALIITAIAQALVITPIISTIMLIYVGLYIIVIPIYGATYAYKLQYYKPPLTLRLLSES, translated from the coding sequence ATGGTCGATAAAGACAAGAAGATATCCGTACTAGTGTGGGTGTTATCCCTAATTACTGCGTTTATTGTTCCACTAATTTTTTATGTACGAAAAAACAAACGATCTGAATATATATTACACAATACAAAGGAAGCACTAAATGTTGCAATTACCGCCCTTATCATAACAGCAATTGCACAGGCGCTTGTTATAACGCCAATCATTTCAACTATCATGCTGATTTATGTAGGGTTATACATCATTGTAATACCAATATACGGGGCAACATACGCATATAAATTACAATACTATAAACCCCCATTAACGCTTAGATTATTAAGCGAGTCGTAA
- a CDS encoding beta-propeller domain-containing protein: MFWFLFIILIIASVIGGIYLLIKELDTIKRYSYIGNSKAILYMGTSIAVIMLIALVVITKPFGNKELSLVENVQSKNRLLHIINTFNSEVNQDQIDETTKKLTNMQPAILEEDYYSVYKSKEDGMEESDIVKKKGHYLYSLSKDRVIITNVNSVRQTRVVKEISYENEKFIPKSIYIYNNRLIVLGHAYDVKQSRSQDQVEINRSIYDKESEQYKEITSTRVYVYDSDFEIKDRYEADGILLRTRIVNDTLYLITGDAVNVKELTEDSIDLRPSYKVNNKEHKIRYRNIKYFKGSKPESFIIVSGISLEDDYKKMEAFAYLGEGEYFYISQDNIYIIEHRYNYSMKKNNITTLVSRLKIDGDRIDYIKTKELAGYIANEYALDEYHEYLRIATTIGHHNEDESYNNLYVLDLSLTIVGELTEIAKGERIQSTRFVNDKVYMSTFRVVDPFFIIDLSNPKNPSIVGKLKTLGYSAYIKPYDDHHLISFGYESDEYGNILGLKIALFDISNQVDPKQLDKIFIPYEQFGNVYSEVTFNASALMFDPERNLLGFPISWWDKKVDYIIDETGHAVEINDYINKQAYFIYNMDSNIGFRKIGFITHKITKEEGIDEQDYIKRSVIINDHLYAVSESTIEIYDLDDVKKIKEINLI; this comes from the coding sequence ATGTTTTGGTTTTTATTTATCATACTGATAATTGCATCTGTAATAGGTGGTATTTATCTATTGATCAAGGAGTTAGATACGATAAAAAGGTATTCTTATATCGGCAATTCAAAAGCGATACTTTATATGGGTACATCAATAGCTGTTATAATGCTAATTGCTTTAGTCGTAATTACCAAGCCGTTTGGCAATAAAGAGCTTAGCCTTGTGGAAAACGTTCAAAGTAAAAATCGGTTACTTCATATTATAAACACCTTTAATAGTGAAGTGAATCAGGATCAAATAGATGAAACTACTAAAAAGTTAACGAATATGCAACCTGCTATCTTAGAAGAAGATTACTACAGCGTATATAAATCGAAAGAAGATGGAATGGAAGAATCAGATATAGTTAAAAAGAAAGGGCACTATTTGTACTCTTTATCAAAAGACCGAGTCATTATTACAAACGTAAACTCTGTAAGACAGACAAGAGTAGTCAAGGAAATTTCTTATGAAAATGAGAAGTTTATACCGAAGTCCATTTATATTTATAACAATAGGTTAATTGTTCTAGGCCATGCTTATGATGTTAAGCAGTCCCGTTCACAGGATCAAGTTGAAATAAATCGATCGATTTATGATAAGGAATCGGAACAGTATAAGGAGATTACCTCTACAAGAGTGTACGTATATGACTCTGATTTTGAAATAAAAGATCGCTATGAGGCGGATGGAATCCTATTACGTACTCGTATCGTGAACGATACCCTTTATTTAATTACAGGAGATGCGGTTAATGTAAAGGAATTAACTGAAGACAGTATAGACCTAAGACCATCCTATAAAGTGAATAATAAGGAACATAAGATTAGATATAGGAATATTAAATATTTTAAGGGTTCAAAACCGGAGAGTTTCATCATTGTATCAGGAATCAGTCTAGAAGATGATTACAAAAAGATGGAAGCTTTTGCTTATTTAGGTGAAGGAGAGTACTTTTACATATCACAAGATAATATCTATATCATTGAGCATCGTTATAATTACTCGATGAAAAAAAATAATATTACTACGCTAGTTAGTCGTTTGAAAATAGATGGTGATCGCATCGACTATATAAAAACAAAAGAGCTAGCCGGTTATATAGCAAATGAATATGCATTAGATGAATACCACGAGTATTTACGAATAGCAACAACAATTGGTCATCATAATGAGGATGAATCGTACAATAACCTGTACGTATTAGACTTATCATTAACTATAGTAGGAGAGCTAACTGAGATTGCTAAAGGAGAGCGAATTCAATCTACACGTTTTGTAAACGATAAAGTATACATGTCTACATTCAGAGTAGTCGATCCGTTCTTTATAATAGATTTATCAAACCCAAAAAATCCTAGCATAGTAGGAAAGCTAAAGACATTAGGATATAGTGCCTACATTAAACCATACGATGACCATCATTTAATCTCCTTTGGGTATGAGTCAGATGAATATGGAAATATACTAGGACTAAAAATAGCCCTATTTGATATCAGTAATCAAGTTGATCCAAAGCAGTTAGATAAAATCTTTATTCCTTATGAACAGTTTGGAAATGTCTATTCAGAAGTAACATTCAATGCAAGTGCACTAATGTTTGACCCAGAGCGGAATCTGTTAGGGTTTCCTATCTCATGGTGGGATAAAAAAGTGGACTATATCATTGATGAGACAGGACACGCAGTTGAAATTAATGACTATATTAATAAACAGGCCTATTTTATTTACAATATGGATTCAAACATCGGATTTAGAAAAATCGGATTTATTACGCACAAGATCACAAAAGAAGAAGGAATTGATGAACAAGATTACATTAAACGCTCTGTCATTATTAATGATCACCTATATGCAGTTTCTGAATCAACGATTGAGATTTATGACTTAGATGATGTTAAGAAAATAAAAGAGATAAACCTAATATAA
- the eno gene encoding phosphopyruvate hydratase, giving the protein MPYITDVYAREVLDSRGNPTVEVEVYTESGAFGRALVPSGASTGEYEAVELRDGDKDRYLGKGVTKAVQNVNEIIAPEVIGMDVTQQVAIDALMIEIDGTPNKGKLGANAILGVSMACAHAAASYVGLPLYAYLGGFNAKELPTPMMNIINGGSHADNNVDFQEFMIMPVGAPTFKEAVRMGAEIFHSLKKVLNEKGYNTAVGDEGGFAPNLKSNEEALQVILEAITRAGYNAGDDILLAMDVAASEFYNKEAGTYELAGEGKSLTSAQMVDFYVELVSKYPIVSIEDGLDENDWDGFKLLTEKVGDKVQLVGDDLFVTNTERLSRGIDEGIANSILIKVNQIGTLTETFEAIEMAKKAGYTAVISHRSGETEDATIADIAVATNAGQIKTGSMSRTDRVAKYNQLLRIEDELAETAVYNGLKSFYNLK; this is encoded by the coding sequence ATGCCTTATATTACAGATGTATATGCTCGTGAAGTATTAGATTCACGTGGAAACCCAACAGTAGAAGTAGAAGTTTACACAGAGAGTGGTGCTTTTGGACGAGCTCTAGTTCCATCAGGAGCATCAACAGGAGAATACGAAGCAGTTGAATTACGTGACGGTGACAAAGATCGTTACTTAGGTAAAGGTGTAACAAAAGCAGTTCAAAACGTAAATGAAATTATTGCTCCAGAAGTAATCGGAATGGACGTTACACAACAAGTAGCAATCGACGCGCTTATGATCGAGATAGATGGAACTCCAAACAAAGGTAAATTAGGAGCAAATGCAATCTTAGGTGTATCAATGGCTTGTGCGCATGCTGCAGCAAGTTATGTAGGATTACCTTTATATGCATATTTAGGTGGATTCAATGCAAAAGAATTACCAACTCCAATGATGAACATCATTAACGGTGGATCTCATGCTGATAATAACGTAGACTTCCAAGAGTTTATGATTATGCCAGTAGGAGCGCCTACATTCAAGGAAGCTGTACGTATGGGTGCAGAAATCTTCCATAGCCTTAAAAAAGTACTTAATGAAAAAGGATATAACACAGCTGTAGGTGACGAAGGTGGATTCGCTCCAAACCTTAAGTCAAATGAAGAAGCATTACAAGTCATTTTAGAAGCAATTACTCGTGCAGGATATAATGCAGGAGACGACATTCTACTTGCTATGGATGTTGCAGCATCTGAATTCTATAACAAAGAAGCTGGAACTTATGAATTAGCAGGAGAAGGAAAATCATTAACATCTGCACAAATGGTAGACTTCTATGTTGAATTAGTATCTAAATATCCAATCGTATCAATTGAAGATGGATTAGATGAAAATGATTGGGACGGATTCAAGTTACTAACTGAAAAAGTTGGAGACAAAGTTCAGTTAGTAGGAGATGACCTATTCGTTACAAATACTGAGCGTTTATCTCGCGGTATTGATGAAGGTATAGCAAACTCAATCTTAATCAAAGTTAACCAAATTGGTACGTTAACTGAAACTTTCGAAGCGATTGAAATGGCTAAAAAAGCGGGATACACTGCTGTAATCTCTCACCGTTCTGGTGAAACTGAAGATGCGACAATCGCTGATATCGCAGTTGCGACAAACGCTGGTCAAATTAAGACTGGTTCAATGTCTCGTACTGACCGTGTTGCAAAATACAACCAGTTACTACGCATTGAAGACGAATTAGCAGAAACTGCAGTTTACAACGGATTAAAATCATTCTATAACTTAAAATAG
- a CDS encoding beta-propeller domain-containing protein, whose amino-acid sequence MEQLIIIIVSLFVCLGFIVLSYFKLRKGFMRKGLMITLGIVSTALILSIGYKVQNEEVLTPSKLNTVGSEENLIKMINEYRETSNQHYFWGIDNFVTADGVMEQYMVDSPTSGGYDKSVDYSKTNTQVDGVDEADIVKTDGRYLYEVGYNEVFIVSAYPEDSLGLDKTIDYQEQNFTPSELYIDDDYLVVLGVYREEIKVEYKKHNKDDETDSSDIEYYTTYETNARIYVYDKQNNFEQIHTIDLDGYTLSSRKIGSQLYIITRKHINIEMKNTKKIAPDYTIDGTRKQVDYEDMYFIDHTNPDNFINIASLDLNHIGESIDIFTLLGSGRNIYMSKENLYIVENQYNYSLLDRVTNNTVESTKSVISKLRLNEGKTEYVATATVPGTIINQFSMDEHEGNFRIATTSGNTWDETSKNNLYILDEDMNRLGEVTGLAKGERIKSSRFVGDRIYIITFRQIDPFFVIDASNSNKPEVLGELKIPGFSTYLHPYDQNHVIGFGFEGNNEGRITGLKMALYDVTDPTNPIEKHKETFLYEDYGYSHSDVTYNHKALLFNKQKNVLAFPLSGREYRTVTISENGKTYQETRTYFKQNYVVYGLNPETGFTKRGEITHFEPNENSHSYRIERGVYIENFLYTVSKGKVQINELSTLDYIDELSLPVSKQNHYYYFK is encoded by the coding sequence ATGGAACAGTTAATTATTATAATTGTATCGCTATTTGTTTGTTTAGGATTTATAGTATTAAGCTATTTCAAGCTAAGAAAAGGATTTATGCGAAAGGGATTAATGATCACATTGGGAATCGTATCAACCGCATTAATCCTATCGATTGGTTATAAAGTGCAAAATGAAGAAGTACTCACGCCCTCAAAATTAAACACAGTAGGTAGTGAAGAGAATTTAATTAAGATGATTAACGAGTACAGAGAGACTAGTAACCAACATTATTTTTGGGGGATCGATAATTTTGTAACAGCAGATGGTGTCATGGAGCAATATATGGTAGATTCACCTACATCTGGGGGATATGATAAATCAGTGGACTATTCAAAGACAAACACCCAAGTTGATGGGGTAGACGAAGCTGACATAGTAAAGACAGATGGGCGTTATCTCTACGAAGTAGGATATAACGAAGTTTTTATTGTGAGTGCGTATCCAGAAGACTCATTAGGTTTAGACAAAACGATTGATTATCAAGAACAAAATTTTACACCATCAGAACTCTATATAGATGATGATTACTTAGTTGTATTAGGCGTATACCGTGAAGAAATAAAAGTCGAGTACAAGAAGCATAATAAGGATGACGAAACCGATTCATCGGATATTGAATATTATACAACCTATGAAACAAATGCCAGAATTTATGTGTATGATAAACAAAATAACTTCGAACAGATTCATACAATTGATTTAGATGGTTACACATTATCATCACGTAAGATAGGAAGTCAACTCTATATAATTACAAGAAAGCATATCAATATTGAGATGAAAAACACTAAAAAAATTGCCCCTGATTATACAATCGACGGGACTAGAAAGCAAGTAGATTATGAGGATATGTACTTTATTGACCATACAAATCCAGATAATTTTATTAACATTGCATCACTTGATTTGAATCATATTGGTGAAAGTATTGATATTTTTACTCTACTTGGTTCCGGGCGCAACATTTATATGTCAAAAGAGAATCTCTATATTGTGGAAAACCAGTACAACTACTCATTATTAGACCGTGTTACAAACAATACGGTTGAAAGTACTAAATCGGTAATTAGCAAGTTACGTTTAAATGAGGGTAAAACGGAATATGTTGCGACTGCAACTGTACCTGGCACGATTATTAATCAATTCTCGATGGATGAGCATGAAGGTAACTTTAGAATTGCAACAACGAGTGGAAATACATGGGACGAGACGTCTAAGAATAATCTCTATATACTAGATGAAGATATGAATCGTTTAGGCGAAGTAACAGGACTTGCTAAAGGGGAACGAATTAAGTCAAGTCGATTTGTTGGCGATCGTATTTACATCATTACCTTTAGACAAATCGATCCATTCTTTGTAATAGATGCTAGCAATTCTAATAAACCTGAAGTACTTGGTGAGTTAAAGATACCAGGATTTAGTACCTACCTGCATCCATATGATCAAAATCATGTCATTGGATTTGGATTCGAAGGAAACAATGAAGGTCGAATAACCGGTTTAAAAATGGCATTGTATGATGTAACAGACCCAACGAATCCAATTGAAAAACATAAAGAAACATTCCTGTATGAGGACTATGGGTATAGTCACTCAGACGTAACGTATAATCATAAAGCATTACTCTTTAACAAACAAAAGAATGTACTAGCTTTTCCGTTATCAGGTCGAGAATACCGAACAGTCACGATCTCTGAGAATGGAAAAACCTATCAAGAGACCAGAACCTACTTTAAGCAGAATTATGTGGTATATGGTCTAAATCCAGAGACTGGCTTTACAAAGCGTGGTGAGATAACTCACTTCGAACCAAACGAGAACAGTCACAGCTATCGAATCGAACGTGGGGTTTATATAGAGAATTTCCTTTATACAGTATCAAAAGGAAAAGTACAGATTAATGAGCTAAGCACACTTGACTACATTGACGAGCTAAGTTTACCAGTATCAAAACAGAATCATTATTATTATTTTAAGTAA